One genomic segment of Mytilus trossulus isolate FHL-02 chromosome 4, PNRI_Mtr1.1.1.hap1, whole genome shotgun sequence includes these proteins:
- the LOC134716233 gene encoding G-protein coupled receptor 83-like translates to MPDKHFLETIEDFMKIFKNNSQNLSAAHAFILHTANLTGNSSSNTNEHNESGDILRNVLLVLAYGTLTFISLFGNSIVCYVIIRNKRMYTVTNFFIANMAMSDLLLTCFNVPFNIAKNLLTEWPFGDFLCHFVNLSLMVSVYVSTFTLTSIALDRQRVILYPLKPRITKPVGLGILAVIWIVAILFSLPYGIYNKVQSVNWLTKDVRRCRQSFPEPAELFEQCLTLITMILQYIIPLTIIAISYGRIVKKLWLRSSLGAVTQQQQVLHARAKRKSIKLLITVVVVFGLCWMPINLYHLLTDFHPNAAIFHYDSTTFFILHWIAISSTCYNPFVYCWLNETFRAEVKSCFACCKRHRRVHPGVEIDGILLRSDKLNSYRSKTFTSMVRSTSNFSSIKIHKIDKSEREQAFLARDSTHLIERDTSPAAPMIKIDDNQNSTLQ, encoded by the coding sequence ATGCCGGATAAACATTTTTTGGAGACGATTGAagactttatgaaaatattcaaaaataattcacaaaATTTATCAGCAGCTCATGCCTTTATTCTTCATACGGCTAATTTAACAGGCAACTCAAGTTCGAATACAAATGAACATAATGAATCTGGTGATATCTTAAGGAACGTTTTGCTTGTGTTAGCATATGGAACGTTGACGTTTATCTCCTTGTTTGGGAACAGTATCGTCTGCTATGTTATCATTCGAAACAAAAGGATGTACACAGTTACCAATTTCTTCATTGCTAACATGGCAATGTCAGACTTATTATTGACTTGTTTTAACGTTCCGTTTAATATAGCAAAGAACTTATTGACAGAATGGCCATTTGGGGACTTTCTCTgccattttgtaaatttatcgTTAATGGTATCAGTATATGTATCAACTTTTACACTTACATCGATAGCGTTAGACCGTCAAAGGGTAATTTTATACCCTTTGAAACCGCGAATAACTAAACCAGTTGGTTTAGGTATCCTGGCAGTTATATGGATAGTAGCCATTTTATTCTCTTTGCCTTATGGAATTTACAACAAAGTTCAAAGTGTAAATTGGTTGACAAAAGATGTACGCCGTTGTCGACAATCTTTTCCTGAGCCGGCGGAATTATTTGAACAGTGTTTGACTTTGATAACAATGATACTCCAATATATCATTCCACTTACAATTATTGCCATATCATATGGTAGAATCGTTAAAAAACTTTGGCTAAGAAGCAGTCTTGGTGCTGTTACCCAACAGCAACAAGTTTTACATGCTAGGGCCAAACGAAAGAGTATTAAACTTTTGATAACAGTCGTTGTTGTATTTGGATTGTGTTGGATGCCAATAAACCTGTATCACTTACTAACAGATTTTCATCCAAATGCTGCAATTTTTCATTATGACAGTACAACGTTTTTCATCTTGCACTGGATAGCGATAAGCAGCACGTGTTATAATCCTTTTGTATACTGTTGGTTGAATGAAACATTCAGAGCGGAAGTGAAATCTTGTTTTGCATGCTGTAAGCGGCATAGGCGTGTTCATCCGGGTGTCGAAATAGATGGAATACTACTACGTTCTGATAAGTTAAATAGTTATAGAAGTAAAACTTTTACAAGCATGGTGCGCTCAACGTCAAATTTTAGTTCgattaaaatacataaaattgacaAGAGCGAACGAGAACAGGCTTTTTTAGCTCGCGATTCGACGCACTTAATTGAAAGAGACACATCTCCTGCGGCCCCAATGATAAAGATAGACGACAATCAGAACTCTACGTTACAATAG